Genomic segment of Pararhodobacter zhoushanensis:
CGGCAGCGGGCTGGGAGAAGGGCCAGGTCGAGAAGAACGTTCGGGATTCCCGACATCAGATGCTGCAAGCGATGCCGGACTTCCCTGACCTCACCGCGCTGAATGCCTGGCTGGAACAGCGTTGCCTCGAGCTGTGGCAGCAGACCCCGCATGGCAAACAGCCTGGCACGATCGCCGATGTCTGGGCTGAAGAGCAGGCCGCGCTGATGCCGCTGCCGGTTGCCTTTGACGGCTTCATTGAGCTGAGCAAGCGTGTCTCGCCCACGTGCCTGATCAGCTTCGAGCGCAATCGCTATAGCGTTCCGGCGTCATTTGCGAACCGTCCTGTCAGCTTGCGGATCTATCCGGACCGGTTGGTGGTGGCGGCCGAGGGTAATGTCTTGTGCCAACATGCCCGTGTGATCCAGCGCAGTCACCACCTGCCGCCGCGGACGATTTATGACTGGCGGCATTATCTTGCGGTCGTTCAACGCAAGCCCGGAGCCCTTCGGAATGGTGCGCCGTTCCTCGAATTGCCTCACGCCTTCAGACAGTTGCAGGATCACATGCTGCGCAAACCCGGTGGCGATCGGGAAATGGTCGATATCCTCGCCCTCGTTCTGCAGCATGACGAACAGGCTGTGCTGACCGCGGTGGAGCTGGCACTGACCGAGGGCGTGCCGACCAAGACCCATGTCCTGAACCTGCTGCACCGGCTGGTCGACGGCAAGGTGATCGGTGGGCCACCGCTGGACACGCCGCAAGCGCTGGCTCTGCACCGCGAACCCAAGGCCAATGTCGCACGTTACGACGGCCTGCGCAGCCAGAACGCCGGAGGCCACCATGCGTCATGATCCAGCCGCCGGCGCCATCGTCATCATGCTGCGCAGCCTCAAAATGTATGGCATGGCCCAAGCCGTCACGGACCTGATCGAGCAGGGCGCACCGGCCTTTGAAGCTGCAATCCCGATGCTGTCGCAACTGCTGAAGGCCGAATTGGCCGAGCGCGAGGTGCGCACCATCGCCTATCACATGAAGTCAGCGTTCGTCGGGCAAACAGTCCCCCGGACTGTTTGCTGATCCTCCTCACCCCGGCCTACAAGGACCTCTCGGGCTTTGACTTCGCCGCCAGCGAGATCAACGAGGCGACCGTCAGAACGCTGCACCGCTGCGAGTTCATGGATGGCGCCCAGAATGTCGTCCTGATTGGCGGGCCGGGCACCGGCAAGACCCATGTTGCCACCGCCCTCGGCATACAGGCGATCGAACACCACCGCCGCAAGGTCCGCTTCTTCTCCACGATAGAACTGGTCAACGCCTTCGAACAGGAAAAGGCCAAAGGCAAAGCAGGCCAGATCGCGGAAGCCTTGACTAAGCTCGATCTCGTGATCCTTGACGAATTGGGCTACCTCCCGTTCAGCGCGTCTGGTGGGGCCTTGCTGTTCCATCTGCTTAGCAAGCTTTACGAACGCACCAGCGTGGTGATCACCACCAACCTCAGCTTCAGCGAATGGGCTACGGTCTTTGGTGATGCCAAGATGACCACGGCTTTGCTCGACCGTCTTACCCACCGCTGTCACATCCTGGAGACCGGAAACGACAGCTTCCGATTCAAGGCAAGTTCAGCTGCGGCATCCGCAGCAAAGAGAAAGAAGGAGACAACACAGATCTTGACCCCAGCATGAACCAAAAACCATAATCAGAGGTGGCTCAATTCTCGGTGAAAAAACCGGCTCAGTTCTGAGTGCAAATCAACACACTAGAGCCCGCTAAACCTAGACGAACCGAAGCAGACCTGTAACAGCGGTTTCCTTACATGCTTCGCCTATTTTCTGATGCAGCAATGGCTTAGAGACCGCATTTGTCCTCGCGCCAACGGCGCCAAACGCCTCAACTGCGCGCAGGCGGAGCAGCGCCATGCGGATTCCCTCGATACGCAAATCGTAACGGTTGCAGATGAGCTCCCCTTCCTCCAAACTTCGGTTGATAGGCTCTTCCTTCGCTTCGAGATAAGCCGGTATAGGGCCTCCGTGGACGGCGACGTCCTCGAATGCGGCCAATACGATTGCTATCTCAGCCTGCAACACGCCGAGCCTCGTTCTACCAGTCGCATTCCCGTTCTGGCACATGCGCCTCGCCTCGGTTATGGCTCTGAGCGCGTTTTCGAACTCGCGATCCATTGCTAAGGCCAGCGCATGGTCTGTGACTGTTAGCAACCGTTCCGCACCGGAGAAGCGGTATAGCCTGGCCGTGTTTGCTTGAACGAACGCGAGATATCGATTGCGGTGCGTCATCCACAGATCGTCCGGATCGTTGGCGGCTGGCCTCAATATCGGATAGCCGTCCAACAGCAGTGTCATTAGGATCCGCCCGCTGCGTCCGTGCCGTATCGGCGAATGCCCACTCCAAATCTCGCGGTCGGCTTCATCCAAGGACGCAAGACCGTTACCTAAACTGGCAGGCCCTTCCAGAAGCCAGCGAAGGCGCAGCCGACGCAGCTCGAGTTCAAGCGGGACAACCAATGAACTGCGAGATCCTGTTTGCCCTCCGGTCGGACCAGCTTGGATCGCCGCGATGTCGCGATCTAGACGCTTTAGCGCATATTTTAGGCTGCGTTTTCGGTCTATTAGGCCAAACGTCAGTACTTCTTGATCTCTAATCTCCCCATTTTGAGCCATTGATTTAATTGACCCGCCACGCAGAGGATGACCGATCTGCACCTCTAGATCGACGCGTGCGCAAACGATGCGCTTGAGGGCTGCCGCAAGGGCAGCATCGCCGTCTGTGCTGTCAGGTGCGATTGCATCACTAGGCCGCTGCCATTCGTGCCAAAGCTGATTTTCGGCCCATACGAGTAGTGGGCGGTGGCCAACGAAGAAAGCCGACATTCCAAGTGATTCTAGTATGGTTGCACGCTCAATTCTATTGAAAAGGGCGAAATGACGGGGTGGGGCTGGGCCGAACCCGCCAGGGAGCGCACCTAGGTCGCGTTTGCCGCCCTCGGATGGAACGAGGTCGTCCCGGCCAAGATACCACCCTTCTCGCAGACCGGGCTCAACGCATAGACGCGCATACAGCGCGAGGCGATGTATGTCCGCGTCTATAGACATGCTGAGGCGATGATCCCGGTCCGCCTCGGATTGGAGCAAGACAGCAAAGGCGAAACGGATCGCCAAAACGGGATCGAAGACGGGCCGATCAAGCGAGAATACAATGTCGCCCTGGTGCGACAGCGATGGCCACTCGGTCTTCAAGCGTTGCCCAGGTTCAGACACGGCATTCAAGGCAGCGTCCGAGATGCAGTCAATGCTGAGGAGAAGGGCCGTGAATGCTTGAATGGCTCGTTCAGGCGGGCGTTCCATGGGACTGCGGGACGCTTCCGAGCCCTTCATTTGCATGTGCCGCGCGCGAAGATGGGCCTGTCGAGCGACTAGACGATATGCTTCACGGAGTAAGATACGGCCCTCGGCGTTCTCTAAGAGCAGTGTCCGTAGGACAACGGCCACGTCGTGAAGCAGGATGTAGGTAGAAAAGGCTTCGGTGTCGCCTGCTTCTATCCGGCGCAGTTCGTCGAAACGCGCTTCCTCAGCGAAATGCGGGGCCATTGGACGCTTTCGAAGAAACTGACCGCTCGCGGCTGTAACCATGCTTTGGAGCAGAGAAATTGCGTCCGCGCTTGAAGGTATCTTCGGAGCGTCCTCTTCGCGTCTGCTATGGCGCCACTGCTCTAGGCACGTCGCTACGGTTGGCAGCATCATCCCGTCGGCAGACGTGACCAATAGGGCGACCAGTGGCAGCATGGCCCCCGCGCCCCATTGGGCTACGAGTTGTTCGCAGGCCAATCGCAGACCGGCGCCAGCGCCCTGGGCGCGCGAGCATTCGCCCATCAGCTTCAGGAAGCCCTCCAACTCGGGGTCAGGCGTCTCCGCCAGCACAACGGCGAGTGCCGTGAGTACGTCGCCGTCGAGTTCTAACTCGAGGACGTCTTCCGCTCCGTATCTATCGCACGCCGCGACAAATCGATCCTGCGCCGCCAGATCAAGATACCATTTCAACCGGCGTCCCGTCGGCCGTGGTACATTTATCTTTCGAGCGTTTTTGTTGGCCAGGGATAGGCCGCCGCTCGTTGTAAGGACGAAACGGCTGTGTTCATTGCTTTCCAGCAGGGTCGTCAGCAGCCTTTCGTAGCCAGTTCGACGAAACAGCTTATTTATGTCGCCTGGCGAGCGGCCAACGTCAAGGAACACGAAGAGCGCTGGGTTTTCGCGGTGCAGCTCTCGTATTCGATCAAGTATCACGCCAAGGTTAGGTTCTGTCCCAACCCGCGACATTTCGGCCAGACGTTTACGAATGCGAACGTCCAAGCCCTCGCTGGACTTAAATCTCTCGTTAATGCGCTCGAGGAATGTAAGCGTCTCGACACAGAGTGAAACGTAGTCGCGCGACGTGGTCTGCACACAGAGAATCGGAAGCACTTTCTCGACGCCTTTGCGGCCGCGGCAGGTGAAGGTTATCTCGCCAAGGGCGTCGAACCTGCGCAGCATGTCGCCGACGATAGCCTTCTTCCCGGAGTGTGCCGGTCCCTTCAACACAACGGCGGGTCGGCGACTACCAATAGGCTGGCCATGGTAGTCGAGCGTATCGATTGTACTGTCGATGATCGCGTCGAACGCGTCAACAGAACGAACAAAAGAGCCTTGTGCACTGTTCTTGACGTACTTCCAGATGGACGGCTCTATCCAAGACGGACCGGTCTGCTCCGGAACTGTTTCTTCAGCGACCTCGCGCAGTGCTACCTTTTCCGTAAGCCCGAGGTGTTCTGCTATCCCCTCAAAGCACAGCTTTGGAGAGGCGAAGCAGGAATTATCTAAGAAATCACAAAGCGTTTTGGCATTGCGACTTTCCCAGGGGGTGAACTCCTTCGATTGCTTGAGGTGGTGGTAAACAAACTCTGCAAAGACCCTCCGGGCAGAAATAGACAGTTTGATGCCAGGGGTCAGCGAGTTGATCTTAGGTCCACCGCCACCGCATGCGAAATCCTTGCGAACCGCCTCGCTAACATCACCGATCATCAACAAACCATATAGAGTGGATCCAACCGTAGTTGGGAGATCATTTTTGTCTATGCGAGCAGCGTCACATTCGGTGGCACCAAGCTCGAGGAGCTCATGCTGCGGCGGCGGTGCCGGCAGCAAGTTATAACTTTGACCGAACCCAATGACGGATCGCGTCAATTGGACACGGCCGTATGCGTCCCGCCCGCCCTCGCGCGCGACCAGCGACCACAGAACCCCAATCGCCCAGACCTGGCCCCAGATGCCAACGCGTTGGTTTACACTTTCGGCTGGTTCGCCACGCTGGTAGACTTCGTCGCGAATGCGCGCGAGAAGTTCCTTGATCTTTGCACTCCCGGGTCGTCCAAGATAATGGGCGCCTGTCAAGAATTTCGACGGGCGGGCGTGAGTATTGCCCGTTCGGATCTCATAATTCGGCATACGCCGAAAGGCTTCGTTAACGCGAGGCGCGTTAAAGTAGAGATCTTCGTTCGTGCTCCTGGCCACGGCGCCTCTCCAGTGTCTATTGCGGGCGCCGAATCAGCTCCTCTCAGTGTTTAACGGCAAGGCCCCTGGTTTGCGAAGCCATCTTCGCAATGCGCGACGCGAATTCGCAATGCAAAACCTTGTTCGCACTGCGCTGCAAGGTTCCCGATACGTGAACAAACACGGGCAGATGAGCTGATTGTTGGGAAATCTGGGCGCAAAACTGGCCATCCTTGAGGGGTAGAACCACCCCCCCAGCCGAGGAGGCCTCGATGACTGAAAAGTATCCCACCACGCCGCCGACAATAAGGTCTATCGGCACTACCAACTCGGATCCCGCCGAGCCAACCACTCCGCTCGCAGTGCGCAGCGCGATGATCCGATCCGAGATCGAACGCGCAGGTGCGACACCTGATTTTGCACGCGAGTGCGACGCGCTGCGCAACCGCCAGACCCGGAGAGAAAGCGTAGCACGGGCCTCTACGGGCCAAGCGTTGATTGAGATCCACCACCGCACAGCGCCAATCCTAGGCGCCGGGCCGTCACCTCTCAGCCTCGCGAACAAGAAGGACTGATCCATGATCCCCTACATGCAAATGGAAGCGGCAGATCGCATCCGCAAGAGCCGCCCGCTGTCGCTCTACTATCTTCGCGCCGCGTGGAACGCGGCACAGTTCGCTGCAATCGGCCTTGAGTTCATGGCCGTCCATTCCACGGTCGTCTGGTTCCTGCGGGATCCGGTTTCCGGAGAGTTGCCACCAGGCTCAGGGCCTATAATCTTTCTAGGTTCGGCCTTCTTCTGCGTTGTGACGTTGGCCTTCTTCCATAAGCCGATCGGCGCTGTGCGGAACTGGCGAGGAGGTTCTTTCCTGCTTGGGCTCTTTGCTCTTGCTGCTGGCGTGACTTTCATTAACGCCCTCATACCATATCTTAATCAGGCGACGGCCGGGTCTTGGGATGACAGCACCGCCGCCACCACCCAAGCAATGTTGCGTGACAAGGCCTTAATGACCCGCGCGATGGTGATCGTCATGGGGGCCTGTGTCGCGTCCAACGGGTTGCACGGGTTGGTCGAAACAAAGGACGCAATCGCCGAGGCAATTCAAGCTCGGAATGACGGCACAGCACTTCACGGCGAGGTCCTCGCCTTCGACGAACTGCATTATTCGATCCAGTTGCAGCGCGAAATGGACGAGGAGGCAAAACAGCAAGATGCGCAAGACGTCGCCCGCGGCATCAGCGAAGGCCTTCATGACGCGGCACGAAGGAAGGATGCATACTTGATGGGTGGGCGCCCCGCTTACCCGAGCCGTGAGCAGCTGGAAGAACGCTATGCCGACCAGTCAAATCCGCCGTTCATGCCCGCAGATCCCGCCCTTGCGGAACTTGTCCGCAGCAGGGTGGCACAGCACAGCGTCCCCCTTGCGCTGCTGCCTCCCGACCCGAACGATCTTGATCCCGTGGACCGTGCTGGCTTGTCTGCCCACGCGGCTTGGCTTCGCACTGTCGCCGACCGCGACGCGATTTACCGTAAACTCGTCACCGCCTGAAGGAAGCGCACCATGAACATCGTAAAGGCACTTGTCATCCCGCTGGCCCTTTCCCTTTGCACGTCCGCGGCCGCAGCCCAACAGGAACTGAGGATTCTGATCGATGTTGGCGTCGGGGGGCGACCCTGAGGGGAGCCTACGGCCGCGAAGCGGCCCGACTGGCCGGACAGGAAATCGCGAGGCTCGATCTCGCCTTTGGTGACGACGTTGTCATCGCCACCTTCGGTGACCCGAATGCCTCCGACCATCTTGACATGGTCAGTCACAATCGCCGCACGACGCTGACCTATTCGGGCCCACATGCCGCCACCCTCCCTGCATTTGTGGGCCAACTCATCGCGGAGATGCCGGGCTTGCCAATGCATCGGACTTCGGACCTCGACGCGCGGATCACCATGTACCCACCAAGCTGCACCTCGCACACGGTGACGACGATTGTGATGTCCAACGGCTACGAGATTGGCGAACGGGACGGGCGCGCATTTCGCTTCCCGGAGATGTCGACCCCCGGGTGTGGTGAAATCGTCTTCATCGGCTTCGGCATTCACGATGACGCGCCCGTAGAAGGTCTTCTGCCCCGCGCGGAAGGTTTGGTCCGCTCGATCATGATGGAGGCTGGATATGACGCCGCTCGCTTCCTTCGCTGAATTTCGCCGCCGGCAGCTTCCCCCCGCCACCCATTGGTCGCCCTACATCCCGATTTGGGTCCAGGTGGCGGCTGCAATAGCGGTCGGCGTTGTGGCTGTCAGTCTCTTGGTGGTGACAGTTCCGAACGCCTTCTACGAGGCGCGGACGGCCACCGTGACCTTGGTTCATGAAATCGGCCATGCAAGCATATCATGGCTTGATACACGCGAGTTTGGTCAGATCGACCTGCACGAGCATGGTGGCGTTGCATTTGTGTCGTCGTCCGGCGACGTCTGGCTCGCCATCGCGGCAGCGGCCGGTATTCTATTGCCAGCGTGGATGGCTGCGGCGATCCTCGCGTTGGGGCTGACGCGTGTGGGAATCGAATTCGGCCTCTTGGTCAGCGGTGTAATCATTTTGGTAGTGGCACTTCTGCACGCCGACATCTCGCCGGACAGTTTCGTTGCAATCTCCGTCCTCGCGGGTGGGATGCTGCTCGCTGGCGGTTTGCCAATGGGTGGTGCGTTGCGCTCTGGGCTTTGCCTCGCGATCGCTGGCGCCTTAAGCCTGGCCGTGTACGAGGGACGCGCATACGCCTATGTGGACTACATCGACAGCGATCCAAGCCACCCCGCCGATGCACGCATCGTCGCCAACGCCCTCGACATCGTCACCGTGGACGAGGTTGGCGATGTCCTGACTGGTCTTATGGTTGTAGGGTACGTCGCTGCGATTTTGATCTCATGGGCATGGCTTTCTCGGATCGGAGCGATACGCCGTATTGGTGTGCGGGGAGGACGGTAATGATGCGCGTCGCAATTTTGGTCGCCGCGCTCGCTGGCGCTTGTACATCCGCTTTGGCACAACCCGTTTTCGTATTGGATGGGAATGGAGCATTCGGGCGCACGGATGCTCTTCAGGAGAACGGGCTGGAGATCGTAGCTCCGACCCGTCCCAGTCGTAGTTTAGAAGCGCCCGATGACGTCCGCGGTATGCGCGAGATCGAGGTCCCCGTTCCAAGTCAACGTCAGGTCGAGGCTACTACGCCTGTTACCAATCAAGTCGAGGGCGAGCGCTTAAGGCGCACAGTTAGTGCGCTACTTCCACCGCCACCGCCACCCGTCCCGCTGCCCCCGGCAAATGCAATCGAGCCAGGGACGGTGTTCCATATCGGCGAAACGCACTTCGCGACGGGACGACACGACCTCAATGCAACCGCGTGGGCCGGCCTACGCACCATTGCAGTTGCACTCGCACTGACACCGAACCGGACTATCCAGATCCAGGGGCATACCGATGACCGTGGTGATCGCGCGATGAACCAGGCCCTGTCCGAGGGCCGGGCGAGCAGCGTGGCCGATGCATTAGTCAGCCTAGGAATTGCGCGCAACCGGATGGTGGTGGAGGGGTTCGGCGAGGATCGTCCTGAGCGATCGAATACGACCGCGCCGGGCATGGCCCACAATCGTCGCGTCGACGTCATCTTCGAATGAGATATCCCGTTTTGACCCGTGAAGGTTCTTGCCTGCACATCCATATTCACTTGATTTTTTCCTCCTGCGTTGCCCTGCACGCATTGGAACGTACGATGAACTTAGTTTTAACGCCCAATGAAGTTGACTCCGGCATAACGCTGCTCCGAATCTGAATGGCCGCTTTGGTGAACATCGGCCGGTAGACTGATCGGCGGGCTTGAGCCGCACAAGTTACGAACGACTTCTACGGTTCTCGACTTTGGAAACTTGGCCTACTGCCAATTGCCGCCGATCTAGGATAGCATGCCTTCTCGTCGTCGCTGAGCCGGGGAGGGTCTTCACGCTTGCGCCGCCGTTTTGTCTGCTTGCTCTTGGCGGTTGCGATGGCCGTCTGCGCATCGCGCTGGACGGCGCTTTCCATGAAGCGGTCGAGTGCTTTTGGGCCCGTCTGGCGGATTGGGATGATCGGCCCGAGTCTCAAGGGCGACTTCGATGATCCGCGTTTGCGACAACTCGAGATCATCGATCCAGCGGCGCACATTGGTCCGTGCTGGCCAGCCCTGCCACTAGGGTCCAGACTCATTGATCGTCAAAGCCAGAAGATGACAGTTGCGGCGAGGGCGACGGCGGAGAGGAAGGTCTTTGCGCATCGGTCGTAACGGGTTGCGATGCGGCGCCAGTCTTTCAATCGGCCGAACATGATCTCGATCCGGTTGCGGCGCCGGTAACGTCGTTTGTCGTAGCGGACTGTCTTGCCGCGCGACTTCCGACCGGGGATGCAGGGGCGTATCCCCTTGTCTTTCAACGCATCCCGGAACCAGTCGGCGTCATAGCCCCGGTCGGCGAGCATCCATTCGGCCGCGGGCAGACTGCCCAGCAGAGCTGCTGCGCCGGTGTAGTCGCTGACTTGGCCTGCGGTCATGAAGAATTTCAGCGGACGACCCTTGGCGTCCGTGACAGCGTGCAGCTTGGTGTTCAACCCACCCTTGGTCCGCCCGATCAAGCGCCCGCGCTGGTCGTCAGGCCCCCCTTTTTCGCCCGCAGGCTCGAAGCCGTGCGATGCGCCTTCAGGTAGGTCGCATCAATCATGATGGTCTTCTGCTCGGTGCCTTTCGAGGCCAGCCCCTCCATCATCCTGGCGAAGACCCCCATGTCACCCCACCGCTTCCATCGGTTATAGAGCGTCTTCGGGGGGCCATACTCCCGAGGCGCATCGCACCACCTCAAGCCATTGCGATTGATGAAGATTATGCCGCTCAAAACCCGCCGATCATCGACGCGCGGTTTGCCATGGCTCTTCGGAAAGAACGGTTTCAGCCGCTCCATCTGCTCGTCCGTCAGCCAAAATAAATTTCTCATCATCACCCCCGTCAGCTCAGGGCCTTGAATCACGCAGCGACGGCAGCCTCAAGCAGATCAATGGGTCCTGACCCTAGGCGGGCACCCGATGCACGGGCGCTGTCACCATGCACCGCGCTCGGCGTCCAGATAGCTGCGCAGGTCGATCAAATCGGTGCTCATCGCATTGGGTCAAACCCAAGGCCGTACCTTCGGCATCACCACCGTCACCTCCACCTCCCTGAGCATCCCACCCTCGTTCAGCCCCTCCCGCACCCAGCTCAGCGCCTGCGACCAATCGTCATAGCTGCGCCGCGCGGATGCGATCTGCTCCGGATGCGGCCGCCAGGTAACCGGGCAGGCCAGCAACTCAACCGTCCGCCACTTCCCACGGGTCAGCACCCGCTCGGTGCCGACGATGATGGTCGTCGCCCGCTCGCCATGCTGGTTGCGCTTAAGCTCCACCGGCACGCAGCGCGGCACGGCGCCTGGCATCCAGTCCGGCGTTAGCCCGGCCCGCGCCAGTTCGGCCACCCGGATCGCCATACGCTTGCCGCCGAGACTGTCCGGCATCCCGGCGACCGTGGCAGCGATCACTTCGGCATCCTCGTGGGTGTAACCCCCGATCTTGTGCTGCCCGCCGTCGATCTTGCAGCCCAGCGCCGCGCGCTGCAGCAGGACGTATTCGAGGCCGTAGCCATAGCCCTCCTCAGTTACATTTTGCGGCGGCGGCAGCTCCAGCTGCGCCTTCTCCACCCGGAATGCCCATTCCAGGGCCGCCTGCACGCCCAGCGCGCGTTTGACCCGGGTGCTGCCGGGCCCGCCTATCCGACGTTGCACGGTCATCGCACACCCCGCATCCGGAGGCGCTCGGCCGTGACCAACCCGCGAGCCAGCATCGCATCCCGCAGGGCGTTGGAAATCGCGTTCGCCGGCAGGTAGCGCTCGGAATTCACGACGTCTGCGTAGAAGGCTGGCAGATCGTTGTGCGTCGTCGTTGCCGTCGTTGCCGTCGTCGCGGGGTTGCCTTTCGCCTTGCGCCGCTTCCGCCCTGCATCAGCGACCTTGCGCCCTGCTGCACCCTGCATGGCGCGGTCCAGTGCCTTCGGCCCATCGGGTGGCTCGGGATGCTCCTGGCGGGAGGCCTCGGCCGCCGCGACGATCTCAGCCTCGCTCAGCCCCAGCTCGTCACGCCAGCGCTGAATGTGCAGCCGGGCAGGCCAGCCTTGCCACCAGCCGGGCAGGGCGGCAAGGTCGAGGCCGAGCGCGTCGAGCACTCCCCCAAAAAACTGATCAGAGACCTCCTCGCGCGCTTGCGCGTCCTCCTCCTCCTTTACTGGTTTACTTAAAGGTTCCCTTACAAGGTTAGTGTCCGGATTCCGGACACGGCCTTGGGCAAAATCCGGACACGGCTCGGGCTCAAAATCGGACACGGCTTTCGCGTCGATCCCATGTCCGAAATCCGGACACGGCTCATCACCGGACGCATCAACCGCGCCGCAAATGCCAGCGTCAGGGGCGATCTCCGAAGGGGCAGCATCTCCGTGTCCGATTTCCGGACATGGAACAGCCGTCACGGGTTTGAAGCCCGGCTCGAACCCCAGGATGTATCGGGTCGGCAGCTGGCGTTTCGTCGCCGGATCGATCCGCGGAACGCGGCGCAGGAGACCCACGGCCTCCAACTGCCCGAGATGTGCGTTCAGCGTCGAGCGGCTGATCTCGCAGTCATGCGCCAGGCGACCTTGGGAAGGGAAGCAGCCGTAGTCGGGGTTGAAGCGGTCGCAGAGGTGCCAAAGCACGATCTTGGTGGTGGGCTTCAAACCGCGCTGCTTGATCGCCCAGTTGGTGGCTTCATGGCTCATGGCGCGGGCCTCCGAGCTGGCGGCGCAATGCGCGTGGTGAACCCGTGATTGGCCAGCGCGCCCAGCGCATCGTCGAGAGAACGAACCAAGGCCCAGCCAAAGCCCTGCGACAGCACGGCATCGCGAAACGCCTGCTGATTGGGGCGAAGACGGCCCTGGGGTGCCTTCAGCTCGAGGAACAGAACGCGCCCCTCACAAAGAACCATCAGATCGGCAAAGCCCGCATGGACACCCATGCCGACCAGGATCGCCTGGCGCCTGGCGCCGCGAGGGCCGGCTTCGGTGACTTCATTGGCGCAGTGATGGATGATCGCCGAGCGGGGCAGGGCCACGCGCAAGGCCTGCACGACAGAACGCTGCAGATCGGCCTCGGGGTGCCGCGGCGCGTCATGCGCGATCTCCTTTGCCATCGACGGGGCAAAGGTCACGGCGCTGGGCGTCTAGCTGGGCGTGGCGCAAGGGCCGGCGCGCATCGACGACGAGGCACAGGGCCCGGGCGTCCTTGCGCTCAGTTGCGCTGGCCCCATGACGAATGACGACCTCGCAGGCGATCCGCACGAGATGGTCGCTGTGATGCGCGGCCGCGGCGATGACGCTGCGGGCCTCTGCCAGCCGTGCGGCACGCCAGGACGGATCGACCGAGGCTTGTTGCGGCGGTGCGGGTCGGAATGGTGCGCGGTTCATCGACGACCTCCCGCGCGGCGACGGCGGGGGCGTCGGCTTCCTGCTCGGCAAGCCAATCCTCGATTGCGGCGCGGCGGTAATAGACCTTCCGTCCAGCGCGAACGCAGGG
This window contains:
- a CDS encoding helix-turn-helix transcriptional regulator, whose protein sequence is MPHLGSMPEPKEKPRTLLTGWISRVELALELELSIDTLRRWEAQRRGPPCVRAGRKVYYRRAAIEDWLAEQEADAPAVAAREVVDEPRTIPTRTAATSLGRSVLACRTAGRGPQRHRRGRASQRPSRADRLRGRHSSWGQRN
- a CDS encoding IS5 family transposase (programmed frameshift); the encoded protein is MRNLFWLTDEQMERLKPFFPKSHGKPRVDDRRVLSGIIFINRNGLRWCDAPREYGPPKTLYNRWKRWGDMGVFARMMEGLASKGTEQKTIMIDATYLKAHRTASSLRAKKGGPDDQRGRLIGRTKGGLNTKLHAVTDAKGRPLKFFMTAGQVSDYTGAAALLGSLPAAEWMLADRGYDADWFRDALKDKGIRPCIPGRKSRGKTVRYDKRRYRRRNRIEIMFGRLKDWRRIATRYDRCAKTFLSAVALAATVIFWL
- a CDS encoding M50 family metallopeptidase, whose amino-acid sequence is MTPLASFAEFRRRQLPPATHWSPYIPIWVQVAAAIAVGVVAVSLLVVTVPNAFYEARTATVTLVHEIGHASISWLDTREFGQIDLHEHGGVAFVSSSGDVWLAIAAAAGILLPAWMAAAILALGLTRVGIEFGLLVSGVIILVVALLHADISPDSFVAISVLAGGMLLAGGLPMGGALRSGLCLAIAGALSLAVYEGRAYAYVDYIDSDPSHPADARIVANALDIVTVDEVGDVLTGLMVVGYVAAILISWAWLSRIGAIRRIGVRGGR
- a CDS encoding OmpA family protein → MMRVAILVAALAGACTSALAQPVFVLDGNGAFGRTDALQENGLEIVAPTRPSRSLEAPDDVRGMREIEVPVPSQRQVEATTPVTNQVEGERLRRTVSALLPPPPPPVPLPPANAIEPGTVFHIGETHFATGRHDLNATAWAGLRTIAVALALTPNRTIQIQGHTDDRGDRAMNQALSEGRASSVADALVSLGIARNRMVVEGFGEDRPERSNTTAPGMAHNRRVDVIFE
- a CDS encoding helix-turn-helix domain-containing protein — its product is MSHEATNWAIKQRGLKPTTKIVLWHLCDRFNPDYGCFPSQGRLAHDCEISRSTLNAHLGQLEAVGLLRRVPRIDPATKRQLPTRYILGFEPGFKPVTAVPCPEIGHGDAAPSEIAPDAGICGAVDASGDEPCPDFGHGIDAKAVSDFEPEPCPDFAQGRVRNPDTNLVREPLSKPVKEEEDAQAREEVSDQFFGGVLDALGLDLAALPGWWQGWPARLHIQRWRDELGLSEAEIVAAAEASRQEHPEPPDGPKALDRAMQGAAGRKVADAGRKRRKAKGNPATTATTATTTHNDLPAFYADVVNSERYLPANAISNALRDAMLARGLVTAERLRMRGVR